GAGATCATGGCCATCACCGATACCGTCTCGGTCATGCGCCAGGGCGAGATCGTCAAGACGCTCCCCACCAAGGAAACCAATCCCGAACAGCTCGCCGAGCTCATGGTCGGGCGCCGCGTGCTGTTGCGCGTCGAGAAGGGGCCGGCCAATCCGGGCAAGACCCTGCTCGAGGTCGACGACCTGGTGGTGGCCGACGATTTCAAGGTGCCGCGCGTCAAGAACATCTCGTTCAGCGTCCGGGCCGGCGAGATCGTGGGCATTGCGGGCGTGGCAGGCAACGGGCAGTCCGAACTGCTCGAAGCGGTAGCCGGCATGCGCGCCCCGCTCCTCGGCAATGTCACGGTCAACGGCAATGCCGTCTCCTTCCATGGCGATGACGGCGCGGCGCGGCTGCGCCGGGCCGGCCTGGCGCACGTGCCCGAGGACCGGCACCGCATGGGCCTCGTCACCGATTTCGAGGAATGGGAAAACAACATCCTGGGCTACCAGGACGAGCCGCAATACGGCAAGGGCGCGCTCCTCGACATCGGGGTGGCGCGCAGGGAAGCGGTCGAGCGCATCAAGAAGTTCGATATCCGCCCGGCCAATCCGCGGCTCAAGACCGCCAATTTCTCGGGCGGCAACCAGCAGAAAATCGTCTTGGCGCGCGAGATGGAGAACGATCCGGACGTGCTGGTCGTCGGCCAGCCGACGCGCGGCGTCGATATCGGCGCGATCGAGTTCATCCACAACCAGATCATCAAGATGCGCGATGCCGGCAAGGCGATCCTGCTCGTCTCGGTCGAACTCGACGAAATCCGCTCGCTCGCCGACCGGATTCTCGTGATGTTCGATGGCCATATCGTGGGCGAGGCCGATCCGGCGACCGCCACCGAAGGCGAACTGGGCCTGATGATGGCCGGTATCAGCAAGGAAAAAGAGGCTGCCCGATGAGCGCCCGTCGTCCGCTACCCAGATGGGCCGACGTGGCCCTGCTGCCCGCCCTCAACCTGCTCCTGGCCTTCATCATCTCGGGCATCGTGGTGCTGATCATCGGGCAAAACCCGATCGATGCGCTGCGCATCATGATCGGGGGCGCCTTCGGCTATGGCGAGGGCTTCGGCTATACGCTGCATTTCGCCACCAATTTCGTCTTTACCGGCCTCGCCGTCGCCATCGCGGCCCATGCCGGGCTCTTCAATATCGGTGCGGAAGGCCAGGCCTATGTGGCCGGGCTCGGGGCGATCCTCGCCGCGCTCCTCCTCGACCAGACCCATTGGCTGCTGGTGCTGCCGGCGGCAGTGATCTGCGCGGCGGCGTGCGGCGGGCTCTGGGCCTTCATTCCGGGTTATCTCCAGGCCAAGCGCGGCAGCCATGTCGTCATCACGACGATCATGTTCAACTTCATCGCCTCTGCGCTCATGGTCTATCTCCTCAACCGGGTGCTCAAGCCCGTGGGGCAGATGGAGCCGTCCTCCGCTTCCGTGGTCAATGCCGGCAAGATCCCGCAATTGCGCGAATTCCTGCCCTTCTTCGGCTATGCCCCGGTCAACGTCACCATCATCTTCGCCATCGCCGCGCTCATCGGCACCTATATCCTCATCTGGCACACCAAGCTCGGCTTCGCCATGCGTACGCTGGGCAAGAACCCGACCGCCTCGCGCTATGCGGGCATCTCCAATTCCAAGCTCATCATGATCACCATGACGATCTCGGGTGCGCTGGCGGGACTGGTGGCGGTCAACGAGGTGCTGGGCGTCCAGAACCGGCTCGTGCTCGATTTTCCCTCGGGCTATGGCTTTGTCGGCATCGCCGTGGCGCTGATGGGGCGCAACCACCCGATCGGCATCGCCCTGGCCGCCATGCTCTTCGGCGCGCTCTACCAGGGCGGGCTCGAGCTGCAATTCTACATGCCCGCCATTACCCGCGAGATGATCGTGGTCATCCAGGCCCTGGTGATCCTCTTCACCGGCGCCATGGAGGGACTGCTCAGGCCCGGCCTCGAGACGATCTTCATGATGCGCAGCCCCGAGGCCAAGGCCGAGGCGGTGGCGCGCGAAACCGCGACGTCGGACAGCTGAGGGAAGCGAAACCATGGATTTCGAACTCCTCATCTCGATGCTCGCCGCCACGCTGCGGCTGACGACCCCGCTGCTGCTGGCGTGTCTGGCCGGCCTCTATTCGGAGCGCTCGGGCATTTTCGACATCGGCCTCGAAGGCAAGATGCTGGCCGCCGCGTTCGGCGCCGCTTCGGTGGCTGCCCTCACCGCCAATATGTGGCTGGGCCTGCTGGCGGGCATCGCGGTCTCGATCGCCATGTCGATGATCCATGGCGCCGCCTCGATCACGCTCAAGGGCAACCAGATCATTTCGGGCGTCGCCATCAATTTCCTGGCGGCGGGCCTGACGACGCTGCTCGGCCTCACCTGGTTCCACCAGGGCGGCCGTACCCCGCCGCTCCCCGAGGGTGGTCGCTTCCTGCCGATCACGCTGCCCTTTGCCAGCGAGATTTCCGGCATTCCGGTCATCGGGCCGATCTATGCCGGCCTCATCTCGGGCCACAACATCCTCGTCTATGTCGCCTTCCTCGCCGTGCCGGTCACGGCCTGGGTGCTCTATCGCACCCGGTTCGGCCTGCGCCTGCGCGCGGTGGGCGAGAATCCCAAGGCGGTCGATACGGCCGGTATTTCGGTGACGCGGCTGCGCTACCAGGCGCTGCTCATCACCGGCGTGCTCTGCGGCCTTGCCGGCGCCTATTTCTCGATCGCCCAGGGCTCGGGCTTCGGCAACAACATGACCGCGGGCAAGGGCTATATCGCGCTGGCCGCGCTCATCTTCGCCAAGTGGCGGCCGCTGCAGGCGATGTTCGCGACGCTGCTGTTCGGCTTCCTCGACGCGCTCCAGATCCGGCTCCAGGGCTCGACCATTCCCGGCCTCGGCTGGGAAGTGCCGGTGCAGCTCATTCAGGCGCTGCCCTACATCCTCACCGTCGTGCTCCTGGCCGGGTTCATCGGCAAGGCCGTCGGCCCCAAGGCGGGCGGCGTGCCCTATACCAAGGAGCGCTAGCCCATGGCCGTGACCGATTCCGACCTCTTTGCCGCCGCCGAAGCCATCCGCACCAGGGCCTATGCACCCTATTCGAAATTCACGGTGGGCGCGGCGATCCTCGCGGACGACGGCAGGATCTATTCGGGCTGCAATATCGAGAACGCCGCCTATCCGCAGGGCAATTGCGCCGAGACCTCGGCCATTGCCGCCATGATCGCGGGCGGCGCGCGGCGCATCCGGCGCATCTATGTGACCGGCCCGGGCCGCGAGCCCGTGACGCCCTGCGGCGGCTGCCGCCAGCGCATCCGCGAATTCGCCGATCCCGATACCGTGGTCATCTCCCACGGCGTCGAGGGCGAGCCGCTTCACTCCACGCTGGCAGGCCTGCTGCCGCATTCGTTCGGCCCCGAATTTTTGGGCAAATGAAGCCGGTGTGGTATCGTCCAAGTGTTTTCCAAAGCGCCGCCTGAGACGGCGCGACAAGCCCGGGC
The sequence above is a segment of the Paradevosia shaoguanensis genome. Coding sequences within it:
- a CDS encoding ABC transporter ATP-binding protein, coding for MANLENNSVQRPETAAASPWAIELVGINKRFGAVHANKDIDLQIKRGTVHGIVGENGAGKSTLMSILYGFYTADSGEIRVNGVPHAISDSRHALALGIGMVHQHFMLVDNFSILENVVLGAEDSPLLAPTLSKARAELKRLASEYSLEVNPDAIVEDVSVGLQQRVEILKALYRGADVLILDEPTGVLTPAEADHLFRVLRTLRDQGKTIILITHKLREIMAITDTVSVMRQGEIVKTLPTKETNPEQLAELMVGRRVLLRVEKGPANPGKTLLEVDDLVVADDFKVPRVKNISFSVRAGEIVGIAGVAGNGQSELLEAVAGMRAPLLGNVTVNGNAVSFHGDDGAARLRRAGLAHVPEDRHRMGLVTDFEEWENNILGYQDEPQYGKGALLDIGVARREAVERIKKFDIRPANPRLKTANFSGGNQQKIVLAREMENDPDVLVVGQPTRGVDIGAIEFIHNQIIKMRDAGKAILLVSVELDEIRSLADRILVMFDGHIVGEADPATATEGELGLMMAGISKEKEAAR
- a CDS encoding ABC transporter permease → MSARRPLPRWADVALLPALNLLLAFIISGIVVLIIGQNPIDALRIMIGGAFGYGEGFGYTLHFATNFVFTGLAVAIAAHAGLFNIGAEGQAYVAGLGAILAALLLDQTHWLLVLPAAVICAAACGGLWAFIPGYLQAKRGSHVVITTIMFNFIASALMVYLLNRVLKPVGQMEPSSASVVNAGKIPQLREFLPFFGYAPVNVTIIFAIAALIGTYILIWHTKLGFAMRTLGKNPTASRYAGISNSKLIMITMTISGALAGLVAVNEVLGVQNRLVLDFPSGYGFVGIAVALMGRNHPIGIALAAMLFGALYQGGLELQFYMPAITREMIVVIQALVILFTGAMEGLLRPGLETIFMMRSPEAKAEAVARETATSDS
- a CDS encoding ABC transporter permease, which produces MDFELLISMLAATLRLTTPLLLACLAGLYSERSGIFDIGLEGKMLAAAFGAASVAALTANMWLGLLAGIAVSIAMSMIHGAASITLKGNQIISGVAINFLAAGLTTLLGLTWFHQGGRTPPLPEGGRFLPITLPFASEISGIPVIGPIYAGLISGHNILVYVAFLAVPVTAWVLYRTRFGLRLRAVGENPKAVDTAGISVTRLRYQALLITGVLCGLAGAYFSIAQGSGFGNNMTAGKGYIALAALIFAKWRPLQAMFATLLFGFLDALQIRLQGSTIPGLGWEVPVQLIQALPYILTVVLLAGFIGKAVGPKAGGVPYTKER
- a CDS encoding cytidine deaminase, yielding MAVTDSDLFAAAEAIRTRAYAPYSKFTVGAAILADDGRIYSGCNIENAAYPQGNCAETSAIAAMIAGGARRIRRIYVTGPGREPVTPCGGCRQRIREFADPDTVVISHGVEGEPLHSTLAGLLPHSFGPEFLGK